GCGTGACCGCGGATCCGTTGGAGATCTACCTGGAGGAAGAGGACCTGGCTCGAGCGTTGCGGGCGGACGTCCGGGCCGGGCTCACCGACGTACCCAGATGGCTGCCGCCGAAGTGGTTCTACGACGCCCGGGGCAGTGAGTTGTTCGAGCAGATCACCCGGCTGCCCGAGTACTACCCGACCCGGGCCGAGCGGGCGGTCCTGGCGGAGCACGCCGCCGAGATCGCCCGGCTCACCGACGCGAAGACCCTTATCGAGCTGGGTTCGGGCTCGTCGGAGAAGACCCGCCTGCTGCTCGACGCGCTGACCGCGCACGGCAGCCTGGGCACCTTCGTGCCGCTGGACGTCTCGGTGAGCGCGCTGCGCCAGTCGACCGCCGAGATCGCCTCGGCCTACCCGGGCCTGCGGGTACGGGGCATCGTCGGCGACTTCACCCGGCACCTGGACCGGCTGCCCACCGGTGGTCGGCGGCTGGTGGCGTTCCTCGGCGGCACGATCGGCAACCTCCTGCCGGCGGAGCGATCCAGCTTCCTGGCCGCGATGCGGGCGGCGTTGGAACGGGGCGACTGGCTGCTGCTCGGCACCGACCTGGTGAAGGATCCCGGGGTGCTGGTCCCGGCCTATGACGACGCGGCCGGGGTGACCGCCGAGTTCAACCGGAACGTGTTGCGGGTGCTCAACCGTGAGCTGGACGCGAACTTCGACGTGGCGGCGTTCGATCACGTCGCGATCTGGGACGCCGATCAGCGGTGGATCGAGATGCGGTTGCGGGCCCGGCGGCCGATGCGGGTACGCGTGCTCGACCTCGATCTCGCCTTCGCCGCAGGGGAGGAGCTGCGGACCGAGGTCTCGGCGAAGTTCCGGCCGGCGGACGTGGACCGGGAGCTGACCGCAGCGGGCTTTGCCGTCCAGGCCCGGTGGACCGACGACGACGGTCTCTTCGCGGTGACCCTCGGCCAGGCCGTCTGACAGGGTCCCCGTCGCCGAGGTTCCGTCACCGGGATCCCGGCCACGGGGACCCCGGCGCCCGCCACCGGGACCTCCGGTCATCCGGTCACGTACTGCTCCGCGTAGGCGCCGGTGGGCGGGATCGGGGTGATCACGTCGATGAGCACTCCGTTGGGGTCGGCGACGATGAAGTGGCGCTGCCCGAAGTCCTCGCTGCGCAGCGCCAACTCGGCCGGCAGCCCCTCGGCGAGGACGAGGCGCCGCCACTGCGCGTCCACGTCGGCGACCTCGAAGTTGAGCAGCAGGCCCCGCACCGGGCTGCGGTACGCCTCCGGCAGTGTCGGGTGCTCGTGGTCGAGCAGTGCGAGTTCGTACGTCGGTGGGCCGGGGCGCCGCAGGCTGACGTACCAGTCGGCCTCGAAGGTCGTCTCGAAGCCCAGTAGCCGGGTGTAGAAGTCGCGGGTCTCGGCCAGTCGGGAGGTGCAGATGACCGGATAGAAGCTGGTCAGCTCCATGAGTGCTCCTTTCGCATACCGTCGGTATGTGAAAGGTAAGCTACTGACGTACCCTGGGTATGTCAACGGACGGAGTGCGATGCCGAACCTGAGCCGGGAACAGCAGCGGGAGCAGACCCGACGCACGCTGGTACGCGAGGGCAGGCGCCTGTTCGCGACGCAGGGGTACGCCGCGGTGGGGCTCTCGGAGATCGTCGCGGCGGCCGGGGTGACCAAGGGTGCCCTCTACCACCACTTCGACGGCAAGGCCGCGCTGTTCCACGCCGTACTGGCCCAGGTGCAGGAGGAGGTCGCCCGGCGCGTCGCCGCGACCGCCGACGCCCAGGACGATCCGTGGACCCAGTTCACCGCCGGTTGCCAGGCCTTCCTCACGGCCAGCACCGACCCCCAGGTGCAGCGGATCATGCTCGTCGACGGTCCCGCCGTGCTGGGCTGGGCACAGTGGCGGGCCCTGGACGAGGCCGGATCGGCCCGCCACCTCAGCGACGCGCTCGGCGCGCTGATCGAGGCCGGAGCCATCGCGCCGCAGCCGGGCGCGCCGCTGGCCAGGCTGCTCTCCGGGGCGATGAACGAGGCGGCGCTCTGGCTGGCGGCGTCGGGACGCCCGCAGGACATGGCGGACACCCTCGCCGCGCTGAACCGGATGCTGACGGCGCTGCGCGTCCGGTGACCTCCCTCGCAGTCCGGGGGAGGTCCCGGCGGGCCCGACCTTGATCAGGTAGGGTCGTCCGCAGCGAAGGGGAGTAGCTCCCAATGTCGTGGTCGACACACTGGCGCGTTCCGCGCCCGGCCACGCGGCCTCACCCAGGTGGGGCGGGCGAGACCTTCGACTCAGGCAGAGATGCCGGGTCGAGGTCGCCCATGCCCCCGGCCCGGTACGACCGGGAAGGGTGTCATGGAGGATTTCAACACGGCCTTGGCGATCAGCTTCGGCGTCATCTTCGTCGCCGAACTGGGCGACAAATCGCAGCTGATGGCGTTGACCTTCGCCACCCGGTTCAAGGCGATACCGGTCATCATCGGCATCACGGTGGCGACCTCGGTGGTGCACCTGGCCTCGGTGGCCCTCGGCGTGGGAGTGGGCGCGGCGCTGCCCACGGGCTGGATCGCCCTGGTCGCCGGGCTGGCGTTCCTGGGCTTCGGAGCCTGGACCCTGCGCGGGGACAAACTCACCGACGAGGAACGACGCAAGGCGGAGCGGACCACCAGGTCCGCGATCATCGCCGTCTCGATCGCCTTCTTCCTGGCCGAACTCGGCGACAAGACGATGCTCGCCACGATCACCCTGGCCACCCAGCACGGCTGGTTCGGCACCTGGCTGGGCTCCACCCTCGGCATGGTCGCCGCGGACGCGCTGGCCATCGGCGTCGGTCGGGCACTCGGCCGTCGAATGCCGGAAAAGGCCATCCGGTACGGCGCCAGCGCGCTGTTCGCGATCTGCGGCCTGTGGCTGCTGCTGGACGGGATCCGGCAACTGGCCTGACCCGATCCGGTGTGCAACGGCAGCTTGCGGGTAGCCGTTCCGGTGGCCGACGGGTCGGCGGACCCGGCTCGTGGCTGGAACGGAGGATCACCGCATGACCAGGCACGATGAGCCGAACGAGTACGGATTCGCCGGCGAGGTCGCCCTCCCCGAGCCGGAGCCGCCGCACAAGCGGGACGCGGTCGCGGAGGAGGCGGAGGAGACCGCGGTGCCGGGCTCGGATCTGTCCCGCGAGTTCCAGGAGGCACTCGCCGACTCGGACCACTACGAGAACGCGGACGACGACGACCCGGCGCCGCCCCGGCCCCGCTAGGCCGGGGCGGCGGGAGCTCAGTTCGCCGTCCCGGGGCGCCGGTCGTCGGGATCCGGCCGCTGGTAGACGTCCGGCACCCCGTCGGCGTCCTCGTCCCGGCTCTCCTCCTCGGAGAGCCGCCGATACTTCGCGTTCCGCAGGGTCAGCACCAGCGACGCCAGTACGGCCGAGGTCAGCGACCCGGCCAGTACGGCGGCCTTGACGAACCGGTCCTGCTCGCCGCCGGCACCGAAGGCGAGTTCACCGATCAGCAACGAGACCGTGAACCCGATTCCGGCGAGCAGCGCGACGCCGAACAGGTCGGGCCAGCCGATGTTCTCGTCCAGCTCGGCCCGGGTGAATCGGGACAGCAGGTAGGTGGCACCGAAGATGCCGAGCGTCTTGCCGACGATCAACCCGGCGGCCACGGCGAGCACGATCGGTTCGCGGATCAGACCGCCCAGGTCGGTGCCGCGCAGCGCGACCCCGGCGGCGAAGAACGCGAAGACCGGCACCGCGAACCCGGCCGAGACCGGGCGCCAGCGGTGCGCGAGGTGTTCGGCCAGCCGGCGGCGCTCGCCCGGACGGGTCAGCACCGGAACCGTGAAGCCGAGCAGCACACCGGCGACGGTCGCGTGCACCCCGGAGGCGTGCATCAGCACCCAGCTCAGTACGCCGAGCGGCAGCAGAACCCACCACCGGGTCAGGCGTCGCTGCACCAGCAGCCCGAAGACGCCGATCGTGGCGAGCGCGCCGAGCAGCGGCGGCAGGCTGAACTGGTCCGTGTAGAACAGCGCGATCACCAGGATCGCGATCAGGTCGTCGACCACCGCCAGGGTGAGCAGGAAGGCGCGCAGCCCGTGCGGTAGGTGGGAGCCGATGACGGCGAGTACGGCCAACGCGAACGCGATGTCGGTGGCCATCGGGATCGCCCAGCCGGCGTACGCCCCGCCTCCGGAGATCGCCGTCACCGAGACGTAGACCAGCGCGGGCAGCGCCATTCCGCCCAGCGCGGCCAGTACCGGCACCACGGCGCGACGCGGATCACGCAGGTCCCCGACGACGAATTCGCGTTTGAGTTCGAGGCCGACCACGAAGAAGAAGATCGCCAGCAGGCCGTCGGCGGCCCATTCGGCGAGACTGAGATCCAGGTGCAGGTCCTCGCCGGCCGCCCAGGGGACGTACCGGCCGAGGGCGAGGTAGCTGTCGGCCCAGGGCGAGTTGGCCCAGCCGAGTGCGATCACCGCGCCGAGCAGCAGCAGCCCCCCGCCGACGGTCTCGGCACGCAGCACGTCGGCGACGAATCTGGCCTCGGGCCAGGAGCCGCGCTGGAAGAACCGCCGTACGGCACCGGGCGGCGAAGCGGGGCGCTGGTGATCGGTCATCCGGCGTGGTCACCTCGATCTGGGCAGTGTTGATCAACCTGCCGACCAGACTTCCCGGCGCACCTGGTGATCACCTTACCGGGATCCACCGACTGTTGCCGGGCGCAGAGTTATCGACCCGGCCGCCACCTCTGGTACTTGTCGCGTCGTGTTGCGCCGAGTGCGACTACTGAGGGCGCTCAATCATCTACATTCGGTAGGAACTGTCGAGTGACAAGTGTGCACTTTTCATACTGTTGCATTTTTTGTGATCACTAGAGGTCTTTAGCACCCCGAGATCGGTTTGGTGCTGAGACGGGAGGCCTGGCCTGATGGATCTGCACAGCTACCTGCGCGCGCTGCGCCAACGCTGGTGGGTGGTACTCGCGACCATCATGGTCGCGCTGGGGGTGACCGGACTCGTCACGGTCCGGGCGACGCCCCAGTACGCCTCCTCGGTGACCTTCTTCGTCACCTCACCCGGCCAGGGAATGTCCGATGCGTACCAGGGCGGTCTCTTCCTCCAACAGCGGGTCAAGTCGTACGTCGACCTGCTGACCAGTGACCGGTTGGCGCAGACGATCGCGGGGGAGGAGCAGATCGGACTGACCGCAGATGAGGTGCGGACCCGGATCGCCGCGCGGGTGGAGGCGGACACCGTCCTGCTGTCCGCCACCGTCACCGACACCGACCAGGCCCGGGCGTTGCGCCTGACCGAGGCGGTCGCCGCGCATTTCGTCACGCTTGTGCACACCATCGAGACGCCGCCGGGCGCCAAGGACGCGCCGATCAAGATCGAGGTCGTCGGCGGTCCACGGGTCGACGCCGAACCCGTCTCACCCAGACCGGTCCGCAATCTCGTCCTCGCCGGAGTGTTCGGGCTCGTCCTCGGTGTCGGGCTCTCGGTGCTGCGCGGGCTGACCGACACCACGTTCCGGGACGGCGAGGCGCTCCAGGAGGCGACCTCGGCGCCGTTGCTCGGCACCATCCCCTACGACGGACAGGCCCGGTCGAGTCCCTTGATCGTCGGCGCCGCCGGGCAGTCGGCCCGGGCCGAGGCGATGCGGAAACTGCGGACGAATCTCCGGTTCGTGGACGCCCAGGAGCCGGCCCGGGTCATCGCGGTAACCAGCGCCGTCCAGGCGGAGGGCAAGTCCACGCTGGCCTGCAACCTGGCGATCACGCTGGCGGAGGCGGGCTGGCAGGTGCTGCTGGTCGACGCCGACCTGCGACACCCCCGGGTGGCGAACTATCTCGGTCTCGGCTCCGGAGCCGGTCTGACCGACGTGTTGATCGGCGAGGTCGCGGTGGAGGACGTGTTGCAGCCGTGGGGGGACAGGTCGCTGCTGGTGCTGCCGGGCGGCTCGGTTCCGCCGAATCCGAGCGAACTGCTCGGTTCGAAGGCCATGGCGGACCTGCTGCTCTCGCTGCGCGAACTGACCGACATCGTCATCATCGACACCCCGCCTCTGCTGGCGTTCACCGACGGGGTGGTGGTCGCGGTGCAGGCCGACGGCGCACTGCTGGTCACCCGCCAGGGGAAGACCCCGAGCGCGCAGACCGCCGCCGCCGCCCAGGCGTTGCACGCGGTGGCGGCCCGGGTGCTGGGCTGCGTGCTGAACATGTCGAAGGAAAACCAGATCGACGTCGAGCAGTACCGGGCGTACCAGAAGGGCACGCCGGTCGAGAAGCCTCCTCTGGCGCACGGCGAGCAGATCGAGATCACCGACCCCACGCGGCTCCCCCCGCGCAACAACGGTGTCCGGGTACCGGAGGACACCGCGGAACTCAGCCGGGTGCCGCGATGACGTGGCGCCGACTGTCGGGTGATCGGGGGATGGGACATGAAGATCGGAGTTATCTCGTACTGGTTTCCGCCGGAGCCGGCCTTCATACCGGGGTGTCTGGCTGAGGAACTGGCCGCCCGTGGGCACGAGGTCCGGGTACTCACCGGGTTTCCGAACTATCCGACCGGACGGATCTATCCGGGGTACCGGCAACGCTGGCGGGACCAGACCGACGAGGGCGGGGTGACCATCCGGCGGGTGCCGATGTACGCCAGCCACGACGGCAGCCCGGCGCGGCGGGCAGCCCGGCAGCTCTCGTACGCGATGACCAGTGCGCTGGCCGCGCCCGGCTATCTGGCCGGGGTCGACGCGCTCTACGTCTACTTCCCGCCGGCCGGCGCCTACGCGGCGGCGGCGCTGCTCCGGTTGCTGCGCCGGGTTCCGGCCGTGGTGCACGTTCAGGACGTCTGGCCGGAGGCGGTGACCGAGCCGGCTGTCGAGGGCCGACCCGAGGGCGGGCGGATGATGCACGGGCTGCTGACCCGCACGATGCGCGGCATCTACCGATCGGCGGCCGGAATCGCGGTCATCGCGCCGTCGATGCGCGACGTGGTGATCGAGCGGGGAGCCCATCCGGACAAGGTGCGGGTGGTGCTCAACTGGACCGACGAGCGGCTGTTCCGGCCGATCGGGACCACTCCGGCGGGCCGCCGTGCGATCGGGCACCGTGGTCACACCACCGTGATGCACGCCGGCACCATGGGTCCGTTCCAGCGGGTCGACACGGCTGTCCGGGCGGCGGCGGCGGTCAACGGGAGGGTGGACCTGGACCTGGTGCTGGTCGGTTCCGGCCCGGAGGAGCGGCAGAGCCGGCAGCTCGCCGAGGAACTCGGCGCGACCAACGTCCGGTTCCTCGGTTGGCACCCGCCGGCCGAGATGGCCGACCTGTACGCCGCCGCCGAGTACCAGCTCGTGCTGTTGCGGGATCTGCCGGCGTTGCACGGGGCCGTGCCGGCCAAGTTGCAGGCCGCGCTGTCGGCCGGAGCGCCGGTCGTCGCGTCCGCCGGAGGCGACACGGTCGACCTGGTGGAACGGGCCCGTGCCGGCCTCTCCTGTCCGGCCGAGGACTGGCAGGCCCTGGCGGACCGGTTCGCTCTGGCCGCGGTGATCCCCGGTACGGCGCGGGCGGAGATGGCGCAGCGGGCGAGGGACAGCTACCTGGCCCAGATGTCGCTGCGGACCGGGGTCGACCAGATGGAGCAGATGTTGGCCGAGGCGGCGGCGAGCCGGCGCCGGCGGTAACCGGGGCCCGGCGGCCGGGAACGACTGCCGGGCCAATCCGGGCGTTTTATGAGTGTTTCTCACTGTAAATGCATAAAAGAACCCTAAGAGGCCTTGAAATCCCTACAACGGGCTGCTAGGCGTGCTATAGAGATATAGGACACAAACGACATTCTGTCTTATTCGTTCCAATTAGTCGAGAGTGGTGGTGGCAGTGGGGGATGTTTCCCCGACACGACGGCGGACGAGCCGTCGGGCGTTCCGACGCAACCTGCGTCGGGCCCTGCTCACCGCACTCGTGGTCGTCTGCCTCCTCGGCCTCGTCGGTGGTTGGCTGGGGCTGCGCGGTTGGCAGGCGAGGGGGAACCTGGACAACGCGGCGAGCCTGGCCCGCGAGCTGAGCCAGCAGGTACTCGACGGCGAGACCGTCCAGGCCCGCCGGACCCTCGCCGCGCTGCAACAGCAGACGGCGGCGGCCCGGTCCCGTACCGGCGATCTGGGCTGGCGGGCGGCCGGAAACACCCCGTACGGCGGCTCGACCCTGTCCGCCGTACGGGCCCTCGCGGTGGGCGTCGACGAACTCGCCCGCCGGGCGTTCCCGCCGCTGGTGGAGCTCGACCTGAGCACGCTGCTGCCCAGCACCGGGCGGCTGGACCTGGCCGCACTGCGGGCCGCGATGCCCGCCGTCAGCCAGGCGGACACCGCCGCGCAGGAGGTACGGGAGCAGATCCGGACCGTACCGACCGACGGGCTCCAGCCCGCGGTCCAGGAGGCGGTACGGCTGCTGCGTACCGAACTGGATCGGCTGGTCACCCTCACCTCCGCCGTACGGCGCAGCGGCGCCCTGCTGCCGGTGCTGCTCGGCGGCAGCGGGACCAGGACGTATCTGGCGGTCTTCCAGAACCTCGCCGAGCCCCGCGCGACCGGTGGGATCTTCGGCGCCTACGCCGTCATCCAGGCCAGCGCCGGCCGGGTGAAGATCGTCAAGCAGGGAGCGGCCAGCGAACTGAGGAGCTTCGAGCGGCCGGTGCTGCCGCTGTCCCGGGAACAGCGGGCGCTCTACACCGACCTGCTCGGGATCTACCCCGCGGACGTGAACCTCACTCCGCACTTCCCGACGGCGGCCACGCTCTTCCGGGAGATGTACCGGCGAGCCGGCGGCGGCGCCGTCGACGGTGTGCTCGCCACCGATCCGGTGGCGCTGTCGTACCTGCTCCGAGCCGTCGGCCCGGTACCGGTGCCGGGGCATCCGACCCTCACCGCGCCCACGGTGGTCCGGACCCTCCTCTCGGACACCTACCGCCGACTCGACGCGCCGGCCGAGCAGGACGACTACTTCGCCGCGTCGGCCAAGGCGGTCTTCAACGCGTTGCTGAACCGCGCGGTCAACCCGCGGGCCGTGGCGGAGGCCCTCGGCACGGCCGTGGCCGAGCGCCGAATCCTGTTCTGGAGTGCCCACGCGGCCGAGCAGCGGGAACTCGTCGACAGCCGGCTGGCCGGTGTGCTCCCGGACCGGGAGACGGTCAACAACGTCGGCGTGTTCCTCAACGACGGCAGCGGTGCCAAGCTCGGCTACTACCTCAAGGGCGCTGCCGACCTGACCGTCGGCGACTGTCGACCCGACGGCCGCCGCGAGATCCATCTGCGCCTCACCCTGCGCTCGACCACGCCCTCCTCCGGGCTCAGCGAGTCGGTCCGGGGCCTGGCGATGTCCGGTGATCCCTACACGATGAGGGTCCTGGTCTACGTGTTCAGCCCGCTGCGCGGATCGCCGCTCGGTGCCCGGTTGGACGGCAAGCCGGAACCGGTGGGCGGCGGCATGGAGCGGGGGCGCCGGGTCGGCGTACTCGCCGTCGACATCAAACCCGGACGTACCCGCGTGCTGGAGGTCAGCCTGCTCACCCAGGAGAAGGCCAGCGGCGCGGCGGAGTTGTGGCTGACCCCGGGCCCGACGCCATGGACCACCCGCATCAGTCCCGCACCCGCGTGTGATCAGTAGATCGCCGCATCAGAAGAACGTCATCCGCTCCGATGTGAACGGCATGCG
The nucleotide sequence above comes from Plantactinospora soyae. Encoded proteins:
- a CDS encoding TetR/AcrR family transcriptional regulator; its protein translation is MPNLSREQQREQTRRTLVREGRRLFATQGYAAVGLSEIVAAAGVTKGALYHHFDGKAALFHAVLAQVQEEVARRVAATADAQDDPWTQFTAGCQAFLTASTDPQVQRIMLVDGPAVLGWAQWRALDEAGSARHLSDALGALIEAGAIAPQPGAPLARLLSGAMNEAALWLAASGRPQDMADTLAALNRMLTALRVR
- a CDS encoding polysaccharide biosynthesis tyrosine autokinase is translated as MDLHSYLRALRQRWWVVLATIMVALGVTGLVTVRATPQYASSVTFFVTSPGQGMSDAYQGGLFLQQRVKSYVDLLTSDRLAQTIAGEEQIGLTADEVRTRIAARVEADTVLLSATVTDTDQARALRLTEAVAAHFVTLVHTIETPPGAKDAPIKIEVVGGPRVDAEPVSPRPVRNLVLAGVFGLVLGVGLSVLRGLTDTTFRDGEALQEATSAPLLGTIPYDGQARSSPLIVGAAGQSARAEAMRKLRTNLRFVDAQEPARVIAVTSAVQAEGKSTLACNLAITLAEAGWQVLLVDADLRHPRVANYLGLGSGAGLTDVLIGEVAVEDVLQPWGDRSLLVLPGGSVPPNPSELLGSKAMADLLLSLRELTDIVIIDTPPLLAFTDGVVVAVQADGALLVTRQGKTPSAQTAAAAQALHAVAARVLGCVLNMSKENQIDVEQYRAYQKGTPVEKPPLAHGEQIEITDPTRLPPRNNGVRVPEDTAELSRVPR
- a CDS encoding TMEM165/GDT1 family protein, which gives rise to MEDFNTALAISFGVIFVAELGDKSQLMALTFATRFKAIPVIIGITVATSVVHLASVALGVGVGAALPTGWIALVAGLAFLGFGAWTLRGDKLTDEERRKAERTTRSAIIAVSIAFFLAELGDKTMLATITLATQHGWFGTWLGSTLGMVAADALAIGVGRALGRRMPEKAIRYGASALFAICGLWLLLDGIRQLA
- a CDS encoding glycosyltransferase family 4 protein, which encodes MKIGVISYWFPPEPAFIPGCLAEELAARGHEVRVLTGFPNYPTGRIYPGYRQRWRDQTDEGGVTIRRVPMYASHDGSPARRAARQLSYAMTSALAAPGYLAGVDALYVYFPPAGAYAAAALLRLLRRVPAVVHVQDVWPEAVTEPAVEGRPEGGRMMHGLLTRTMRGIYRSAAGIAVIAPSMRDVVIERGAHPDKVRVVLNWTDERLFRPIGTTPAGRRAIGHRGHTTVMHAGTMGPFQRVDTAVRAAAAVNGRVDLDLVLVGSGPEERQSRQLAEELGATNVRFLGWHPPAEMADLYAAAEYQLVLLRDLPALHGAVPAKLQAALSAGAPVVASAGGDTVDLVERARAGLSCPAEDWQALADRFALAAVIPGTARAEMAQRARDSYLAQMSLRTGVDQMEQMLAEAAASRRRR
- the nhaA gene encoding Na+/H+ antiporter NhaA, which gives rise to MTDHQRPASPPGAVRRFFQRGSWPEARFVADVLRAETVGGGLLLLGAVIALGWANSPWADSYLALGRYVPWAAGEDLHLDLSLAEWAADGLLAIFFFVVGLELKREFVVGDLRDPRRAVVPVLAALGGMALPALVYVSVTAISGGGAYAGWAIPMATDIAFALAVLAVIGSHLPHGLRAFLLTLAVVDDLIAILVIALFYTDQFSLPPLLGALATIGVFGLLVQRRLTRWWVLLPLGVLSWVLMHASGVHATVAGVLLGFTVPVLTRPGERRRLAEHLAHRWRPVSAGFAVPVFAFFAAGVALRGTDLGGLIREPIVLAVAAGLIVGKTLGIFGATYLLSRFTRAELDENIGWPDLFGVALLAGIGFTVSLLIGELAFGAGGEQDRFVKAAVLAGSLTSAVLASLVLTLRNAKYRRLSEEESRDEDADGVPDVYQRPDPDDRRPGTAN
- a CDS encoding VOC family protein gives rise to the protein MELTSFYPVICTSRLAETRDFYTRLLGFETTFEADWYVSLRRPGPPTYELALLDHEHPTLPEAYRSPVRGLLLNFEVADVDAQWRRLVLAEGLPAELALRSEDFGQRHFIVADPNGVLIDVITPIPPTGAYAEQYVTG
- the egtD gene encoding L-histidine N(alpha)-methyltransferase, which produces MTADPLEIYLEEEDLARALRADVRAGLTDVPRWLPPKWFYDARGSELFEQITRLPEYYPTRAERAVLAEHAAEIARLTDAKTLIELGSGSSEKTRLLLDALTAHGSLGTFVPLDVSVSALRQSTAEIASAYPGLRVRGIVGDFTRHLDRLPTGGRRLVAFLGGTIGNLLPAERSSFLAAMRAALERGDWLLLGTDLVKDPGVLVPAYDDAAGVTAEFNRNVLRVLNRELDANFDVAAFDHVAIWDADQRWIEMRLRARRPMRVRVLDLDLAFAAGEELRTEVSAKFRPADVDRELTAAGFAVQARWTDDDGLFAVTLGQAV
- a CDS encoding DUF4012 domain-containing protein, producing the protein MGDVSPTRRRTSRRAFRRNLRRALLTALVVVCLLGLVGGWLGLRGWQARGNLDNAASLARELSQQVLDGETVQARRTLAALQQQTAAARSRTGDLGWRAAGNTPYGGSTLSAVRALAVGVDELARRAFPPLVELDLSTLLPSTGRLDLAALRAAMPAVSQADTAAQEVREQIRTVPTDGLQPAVQEAVRLLRTELDRLVTLTSAVRRSGALLPVLLGGSGTRTYLAVFQNLAEPRATGGIFGAYAVIQASAGRVKIVKQGAASELRSFERPVLPLSREQRALYTDLLGIYPADVNLTPHFPTAATLFREMYRRAGGGAVDGVLATDPVALSYLLRAVGPVPVPGHPTLTAPTVVRTLLSDTYRRLDAPAEQDDYFAASAKAVFNALLNRAVNPRAVAEALGTAVAERRILFWSAHAAEQRELVDSRLAGVLPDRETVNNVGVFLNDGSGAKLGYYLKGAADLTVGDCRPDGRREIHLRLTLRSTTPSSGLSESVRGLAMSGDPYTMRVLVYVFSPLRGSPLGARLDGKPEPVGGGMERGRRVGVLAVDIKPGRTRVLEVSLLTQEKASGAAELWLTPGPTPWTTRISPAPACDQ